From a region of the Asterias amurensis chromosome 2, ASM3211899v1 genome:
- the LOC139934045 gene encoding perlucin-like protein: MGGFCLPSVLLILFTIGMSSAHSCKPQMLCPFGWESWGGSCYKLLEERMTWQEGRLKCQELGGEMVAPSSLEENNYLLSKTSYRAWMNCNDLENEGQWDCTSDNGGYRNWKTPHEPNGGTSENCVELSSSLVWGGKWNDAPCSNEYHIICKGKEVVATQAKLKQWRLLASCLTGHTLREIPTSNVRVCATVCDYDPRCRSFNVQHFVTGERICQINNGTRYEADHTQFVKSEKPLTCIYGER; encoded by the coding sequence ATGGGAGGATTTTGTTTGCCTTCTGttttgttgattctcttcaccaTTGGTATGAGTTCTGCTCATTCGTGTAAGCCTCAGATGTTGTGTCCATTCGGCTGGGAGTCATGGGGCGGCTCTTGCTACAAACTTCTTGAAGAACGAATGACTTGGCAAGAAGGGAGATTGAAATGTCAGGAGTTAGGAGGGGAGATGGTTGCGCCTTCATCATTGGAAGAAAATAACTATTTACTGAGTAAAACCAGTTATCGGGCGTGGATGAATTGCAATGATTTAGAGAATGAAGGACAGTGGGACTGTACGTCAGACAACGGCGGGTATAGAAACTGGAAGACGCCGCATGAGCCAAACGGCGGAACTAGCGAAAACTGTGTTGAGCTATCATCCTCACTCGTATGGGGTGGTAAATGGAATGATGCTCCGTGCTCGAATGAATATCACATTATCTGCAAGGGCAAGGAAGTCGTTGCAACACAGGCCAAGTTGAAGCAATGGCGCCTGCTGGCTTCGTGTCTGACCGGCCACACCTTACGAGAGATACCGACCAGCAACGTCCGTGTATGTGCCACGGTGTGTGACTACGACCCCAGATGCCGCTCCTTCAACGTGCAGCATTTTGTGACAGGGGAGCGAATTTGCCAAATCAACAATGGCACCCGCTACGAGGCCGACCACACCCAGTTTGTGAAGTCCGAGAAACCTTTAACGTGTATTTACGGAGAGAGATAA